A window from Betta splendens chromosome 1, fBetSpl5.4, whole genome shotgun sequence encodes these proteins:
- the LOC114861828 gene encoding uncharacterized protein LOC114861828, with protein MSLARKERNRRSTSRDRPGTTRKACVSGLSVNRWKNKSSTSSHVSGRQRAPDHVKALDCSLNELISQHKQQRVLGPAISFSTPMRASALNLSSVLADMTPSSNTWSRLKAALSIHRKGMVLLTPRTVAASGCPGREALADLSRDLFAPRPSGPRSPNTCSHSCIETILWYNTIIPVEGSEKVNGEDQKTFGEILHEIIISKELSSLKEKQHNQTHSFIGLNDLHCVQGCYPLDFLDAWDRFNQQKGSENDRPDTSRFQDVSTHSPLHPNP; from the exons ATGTCTCTGGCCCGTAAGGAGAGGAATAGGAGGAGCACATCTAGAGACCGGCCTGGGACGACTAGGAAAGCATGTGTGAGCGGCCTCAGTGTGAAtcgctggaaaaacaaaagcagcacgAGCTCGCATGTGTCCGGGCGTCAAAGAGCTCCTGATCATGTTAAGGCTTTGGACTGCAGCCTAAATGAGCTGATCtctcaacacaaacagcagcgg gtgcttgGACCAGCTATCTCGTTCTCAACCCCAATGAGGGCGAGTGCACTCAACCTCTCCTCAGTTTTGGCCGACATGACGCCAAGTTCAAACACCTGGAGCAGACTTAAAGCCGCCCTCTCTATTCACCGCAAAGGCATGG TGCTATTAACGCCAAGGACTGTGGCAGCGTCCGGCTGTCCTGGAAGGGAAGCTCTAGCAGATCTCAGCAGGGATCTCTTCGCTCCCCGCCCTTCCGGACCCCGCTCCCCAAACACCTGCAGTCACAGCTGCATAGAAACGATTCTCTGGTACAACACA ATCATTCCAGTAGAGGGCAGTGAGAAGGTGAATGGAGAGGATCAGAAGACATTTGGAGAGATCCTGCATGAGATTATTATCTCAAA GGAACTGAGCAGCCTGAAGGAGAAGCAACACAACCAGACTCACAGCTTCATTGGACTCAATGA cctccactgTGTCCAAGGCTGCTACCCTCTAGATTTCCTAGATGCTTGGGACAGATTCAACCAACAGAAAGGTTCTGAGAATGACAGGCCAG ATACTAGCAGGTTTCAAGATGTGTCCACCCACTCACCACTCCACCCCAACCCTTGA
- the LOC114862777 gene encoding uncharacterized protein LOC114862777: protein MMLTELTRKHGLRIAAASRFSVDECAVAVAAVVGPLSLKSAARMNGAVVIFLDSVDKVHKVIENGIVINGDSISVSPLTQPAKKVTVSNVPPFVSDELFRKELSRHGKIVSPIKKLPSGCKQWELRHVISHRRQVYMVLNNKEEELNLGFRLRIDDYDYVLFITSETMKCFGCGKEGHLVRACSDKAGGNFHSGAGGRAAAYGVEAQHGEEEQHGGEDGQEAGGEGADGREDGGEGADGREDGGEGADKQEEAGGGETKVVSGDTVVGTDDERSKQAEVETVNGSEVAAMSTVGRQNRIDIEMCNQDPNVNSAVAAEKAGMGDGRKEHTKRKSDTTVDDTDDQSGTGKKVKSQKPDRRPADSDLSEDEFSLCSDGEMSDCRSQSPEPKTYSVDRVKLFLQHTKNKRGVKIDDYFSDDECFVNSVYDQMGSRGKGGYTNHEVVRLKKILHKISRDLDDGVF, encoded by the coding sequence ATGATGTTGACCGAGCTAACGCGGAAGCACGGCCTGAGGATCGCCGCTGCTTCTCGCTTTTCTGTGGACGAGTGCGCGGTTGCTGTGGCTGCggtggtcggtccgctcagCCTAAAATCAGCTGCAAGAATGAACGGAGCGGTGGTTATTTTTCTGGACAGTGTTGATAAAGTCCACAAAGTCATCGAAAATGGCATTGTTATCAACGGTGATTCCATCTCCGTGTCTCCTCTCACGCAACCTGCTAAAAAGGTAACGGTGTCCAACGTCCCTCCTTTCGTCAGCGACGAACTGTTCAGAAAAGAACTGTCCAGGCACGGAAAAATAGTCTCTCCCATTAAAAAGTTGCCATCGGGCTGTAAACAGTGGGAACTGCGTCACGTGATTTCTCACAGGCGTCAGGTCTACATGGTCCTTAACAACAAGGAGGAAGAGCTGAATCTGGGCTTTAGGCTCAGAATTGATGACTACGACTATGTTCTGTTCATAACGTCAGAGACTATGAAATGCTTTGGATGTGGCAAAGAGGGACATTTAGTCAGAGCCTGTTCAGACAAAGCTGGGGGCAACTTCCACTCGGGTGCAggaggccgtgcagccgccTATGGAGTAGAGGCCCAGCatggagaagaggagcagcacggaggagaggatggacaggaggctggtggagaaggtgcagacggacgggaggacggtggagaaggtgcagacggacgggaggacggtggagaaggtgcagacaagcaggaggaggccggtgGTGGTGAAACAAAAGTAGTGAGTGGAGACACTGTGGTCGGGACTGACGACGAACGGTCTAAACAGGCTGAAGTTGAGACTGTAAACGGAAGCGAAGTTGCTGCTATGTCAACTGTGGGAAGGCAGAACAGAATTGATATAGAAATGTGTAATCAGGAcccaaatgtaaacagtgctgtagctgcagagaaGGCAGGGATGGGTGATGGTAGGAAAGaacatacaaagagaaaaagcgACACTACTGTTGATGACACAGATGATCAGTCAGGAACTGGGAAAAAGGTAAAGAGCCAAAAGCCAGACAGACGACCTGCAGACTCAGATCTCAGTGAGGATgagttttctctctgctctgacggtgaaatgtctgactgtaGATCTCAGTCACCGGAGCCCAAGACCTACTCAGTTGATCGGGTTAaactgtttttacagcacacGAAAAATAAGAGGGGTGTGAAGATTGACGATTATTTTTCGGATGACGAATGTTTTGTGAACTCGGTCTATGACCAAATGGGAAGTAGAGGAAAAGGAGGTTACACAAACCATGAAGTTGTTAGGTTAAAGAAAATACTGCACAAAATAAGCCGAGATCTGGATGATGGCGTTTTTTAA